A DNA window from Ahaetulla prasina isolate Xishuangbanna chromosome 7, ASM2864084v1, whole genome shotgun sequence contains the following coding sequences:
- the UBE2H gene encoding ubiquitin-conjugating enzyme E2 H, whose translation MDTDVVKLIESKHEVTILGGLNEFVVKFYGPQGTPYEGGVWKVRVDLPDKYPFKSPSIGFMNKIFHPNIDEASGTVCLDVINQTWTALYDLTNIFESFLPQLLAYPNPIDPLNGDAAAMYLHRPEEYKQKIKEYIQKYATEEALKEQEEGTGDSSSESSMSDFSEDEAQDMEL comes from the exons TATTGAGAGCAAACACGAAGTCACAATCCTAGGAGGACTCAACGAATTTGTAGTGAAGTTTTATGGACCACAAGGAA CACCATACGAAGGGGGCGTGTGGAAAGTTCGTGTGGACCTTCCTGACAAATATCCTTTCAAATCCCCATCTATAG GATTCATGAATAAAATTTTTCATCCCAACATTGACGAAGC gtCAGGAACCGTATGTCTAGATGTAATTAATCAGACTTGGACAGCTCTCTAtg ATCTTACCAATATATTTGAGTCCTTCCTGCCCCAGTTGTTGGCCTACCCCAACCCCATAGACCCCCTTAATGGTGACGCCGCAGCCATGTACCTTCACCGACCAGAAGAATACAAGCAGAAAATTAAAG aataCATTCAGAAATATGCAACGGAGGAAGCCCTCAAAGAGCAGGAAGAAGGGACCGGCGACAGCTCTTCGGAGAGCTCCATGTCTGACTTTTCAGAGGACGAGGCCCAGGATATGGAATTGTAG